One genomic region from Chrysemys picta bellii isolate R12L10 chromosome 16, ASM1138683v2, whole genome shotgun sequence encodes:
- the BUD13 gene encoding BUD13 homolog isoform X4, giving the protein MTCLCCSLSYTLKYRMRIVDDDVSWNSISAAQEKEEEAEDEGDLPVVAEFIDERPEEVKRMEEFRTNSKWKLLGDQNEDSQSSDLSLAAKSTASSETTKQKKIKHLSEPSPPRRGRHDSPEISPPRRQRHDSSDESLSRNQRRDSPDLSPPRRGRRDSPDLSPPRRGRRDSPDLSPPRRGRRDSPDLSPPRRGRRDSPDLSPPRRGRRDSPDLSPPRRGRRDSPDLSPPRRGRRDSPDLSPPRRGRRDSPDLSPPRRGRRDSPGLSPPRRGRRDSPDLSPPRRGRRDSPDHHDSVSGKKNKKTMDKSLPGGIQGERSNLRSGFPHKSSSHHKRQITPDLSPLRKNRDSSDLATSPSWRKRTGSPSGLKKQSSTRGFSPANKKPKQALSPKRRKRHDSDSSLARKSSQDSSDSDLSPLRNSHRPGLLHRDSPSKLSPPTRNQNTSSDSDLSPPRRSQAAGKKLHGSKSSPGLLPPRRGPDSKRSFQGERGEDQRASQMLSGGKAGLVSADLLRREQQELRRHDRNNKHLEDESQNAETVFRDKSGRKRDLMQERLEQQKKAEAKSERDELYAKWGKGLAQGRQQQQNVEDAVKEMQKPLARYIDDQDLDQMLREKEREGDPMANFIRKKKAKESKDKKEKPRYNGPAPPLNRFNLWPGYRWDGVDRSNGFEQKRFARLASKKAVQELAYKWSVEDM; this is encoded by the exons atgacttgtttgtgcTGCTCTCTCTCCTATACACTGAAATACAG GATGCGAATAGTGGATGATGATGTGAGCTGGAATAGCATTTCTGCTGCacaagagaaagaggaggaggcagaggatgaAGGGGACCTGCCTGTG GTAGCAGAGTTTATTGATGAGCGTCCAGAAGAAGTGAAACGGATGGAAGAATTCCGGACAAATAGTAAATGGAAGCTTTTAGGAG atCAGAATGAAGATTCACAAAGCTCAGACCTTTCTCTAGCTGCCAAGTCTACAGCAAG tTCAGAAaccacaaaacaaaagaaaattaaacactTATCTGAACCATCACCTCCCAGGAGAGGTCGTCATGATTCGCCTGAGATTTCTCCACCCAGGAGGCAGCGTCATGATTCTTCAGATGAGTCTCTATCCAGGAATCAGCGCCGCGACTCGCCGGACCTGTCGCCGCCCCGCCGTGGGCGCCGCGACTCGCCGGACCTGTCGCCGCCCCGCCGTGGGCGCCGCGACTCGCCGGACCTGTCGCCGCCCCGCCGTGGGCGCCGCGACTCGCCGGACCTGTCGCCGCCCCGCCGTGGGCGCCGCGACTCGCCGGACCTGTCGCCGCCCCGCCGTGGGCGCCGCGACTCGCCGGACCTGTCGCCGCCCCGCCGTGGGCGCCGCGACTCGCCGGACCTGTCGCCGCCCCGCCGGGGGCGCCGCGACTCGCCGGACCTGTCGCCGCCCCGTCGTGGGCGCCGCGACTCGCCGGACCTGTCGCCGCCCCGCCGGGGCCGCCGCGACTCGCCGGGCCTCTCGCCGCCCCGCCGTGGGCGCCGCGACTCGCCGGACCTGTCGCCGCCCCGCCGTGGGCGCCGCGACTCGCCGGACCACCACGACTCagtgtcaggaaaaaaaaacaagaaaactaTGGACAAATCGCTACCGGGAGGAATCCAAGGAGAGCGATCTAATCTGAGATCCGGCTTCCCACACAAGTCCTCATCACATCATAAGCGGCAGATAACTCCAGATCTTTCACCCCTCAGGAAGAACAGAGACAGTTCTGACCTAGCCACATCACCATCTTGGAGAAAGAGAACTGGATCACCTAGTGGGCTGAAAAAACAGAGCAGCACAAGAG GCTTTTCTCCAGCCAATAAAAAGCCTAAACAGGCTCTGTCGCCTAAAAGGCGCAAGAGACATGACTCTGATTCTTCACTGGCACGGAAGAGTTCCCAGGACTCGTCTGATTCTGACCTTTCCCCCCTGCGGAACAGTCATAGACCAGGCCTGCTACACCGTGACTCCCCCTCCAAACTCTCTCCTCCCACGAGGAATCAGAACACGTCTTCAGATTCTGATTTATCTCCTCCCAGAAGGAGTCAGGCAGCTGGAAAGAAACTCCACGGTTCAAAGAGCTCTCCTGGCCTCTTGCCTCCTCGTCGAGGCCCAGATTCTAAAAGATCTTtccagggggagagaggagaggaccAGAGG GCCAGCCAGATGCTCTCTGGGGGTAAAGCTGGCTTGGTGTCAGCCGACCTGCTGCGGAGAGAACAGCAGGAGCTCAGGAGACATGATAGAAATaacaaacacttggaag ATGAATCCCAAAATGCTGAAACAGTCTTTCGAGACAAGTCAGGCCGCAAGAGGGACCTTATGCAGGAACGACTTGAGCAGCAGAAGAAGGCGGAGGCGAAATCTGAGAGAGATGAGCTCTATGCCAAGTGGGGCAAGGG CCTGGCCCAGggtaggcagcagcagcagaatgtGGAGGATGCCGTAAAGGAGATGCAGAAGCCATTGGCTCGTTACATTGATGACCAAGACTTGGATCAGATGCTCCGCgagaaggagagagaaggggaccCCATGGCTAACTTCATCAGAAAGAAGAAAGCCAAAGAGAGCAAGGATAAGAAAG AGAAGCCCAGGTACAATGGACCAGCACCTCCCCTGAACAGGTTTAACTTATGGCCTGGGTATCGCTGGGATGGAGTGGACAG GTCCAATGGGTTTGAACAGAAGCGCTTTGCCAGGCTAGCCAGCAAGAAGGCAGTTCAGGAGCTTGCATATAAGTGGAGTGTTGAGGACAtgtaa
- the BUD13 gene encoding BUD13 homolog isoform X3, with the protein MTCLCCSLSYTLKYRMRIVDDDVSWNSISAAQEKEEEAEDEGDLPVVAEFIDERPEEVKRMEEFRTNSKWKLLGDQNEDSQSSDLSLAAKSTASSETTKQKKIKHLSEPSPPRRGRHDSPEISPPRRQRHDSSDESLSRNQRRDSPDLSPPRRGRRDSPDLSPPRRGRRDSPDLSPPRRGRRDSPDLSPPRRGRRDSPDLSPPRRGRRDSPDLSPPRRGRRDSPDLSPPRRGRRDSPDLSPPRRGRRDSPDLSPPRRGRRDSPGLSPPRRGRRDSPDLSPPRRGRRDSPDHHDSVSGKKNKKTMDKSLPGGIQGERSNLRSGFPHKSSSHHKRQITPDLSPLRKNRDSSDLATSPSWRKRTGSPSGLKKQSSTRGFSPANKKPKQALSPKRRKRHDSDSSLARKSSQDSSDSDLSPLRNSHRPGLLHRDSPSKLSPPTRNQNTSSDSDLSPPRRSQAAGKKLHGSKSSPGLLPPRRGPDSKRSFQGERGEDQRASQMLSGGKAGLVSADLLRREQQELRRHDRNNKHLEDESQNAETVFRDKSGRKRDLMQERLEQQKKAEAKSERDELYAKWGKGLAQGRQQQQNVEDAVKEMQKPLARYIDDQDLDQMLREKEREGDPMANFIRKKKAKESKDKKEKPRYNGPAPPLNRFNLWPGYRWDGVDRSNGFEQKRFARLASKKAVQELAYKWSVEDM; encoded by the exons atgacttgtttgtgcTGCTCTCTCTCCTATACACTGAAATACAG GATGCGAATAGTGGATGATGATGTGAGCTGGAATAGCATTTCTGCTGCacaagagaaagaggaggaggcagaggatgaAGGGGACCTGCCTGTGGTGG CAGAGTTTATTGATGAGCGTCCAGAAGAAGTGAAACGGATGGAAGAATTCCGGACAAATAGTAAATGGAAGCTTTTAGGAG atCAGAATGAAGATTCACAAAGCTCAGACCTTTCTCTAGCTGCCAAGTCTACAGCAAG tTCAGAAaccacaaaacaaaagaaaattaaacactTATCTGAACCATCACCTCCCAGGAGAGGTCGTCATGATTCGCCTGAGATTTCTCCACCCAGGAGGCAGCGTCATGATTCTTCAGATGAGTCTCTATCCAGGAATCAGCGCCGCGACTCGCCGGACCTGTCGCCGCCCCGCCGTGGGCGCCGCGACTCGCCGGACCTGTCGCCGCCCCGCCGTGGGCGCCGCGACTCGCCGGACCTGTCGCCGCCCCGCCGTGGGCGCCGCGACTCGCCGGACCTGTCGCCGCCCCGCCGTGGGCGCCGCGACTCGCCGGACCTGTCGCCGCCCCGCCGTGGGCGCCGCGACTCGCCGGACCTGTCGCCGCCCCGCCGTGGGCGCCGCGACTCGCCGGACCTGTCGCCGCCCCGCCGGGGGCGCCGCGACTCGCCGGACCTGTCGCCGCCCCGTCGTGGGCGCCGCGACTCGCCGGACCTGTCGCCGCCCCGCCGGGGCCGCCGCGACTCGCCGGGCCTCTCGCCGCCCCGCCGTGGGCGCCGCGACTCGCCGGACCTGTCGCCGCCCCGCCGTGGGCGCCGCGACTCGCCGGACCACCACGACTCagtgtcaggaaaaaaaaacaagaaaactaTGGACAAATCGCTACCGGGAGGAATCCAAGGAGAGCGATCTAATCTGAGATCCGGCTTCCCACACAAGTCCTCATCACATCATAAGCGGCAGATAACTCCAGATCTTTCACCCCTCAGGAAGAACAGAGACAGTTCTGACCTAGCCACATCACCATCTTGGAGAAAGAGAACTGGATCACCTAGTGGGCTGAAAAAACAGAGCAGCACAAGAG GCTTTTCTCCAGCCAATAAAAAGCCTAAACAGGCTCTGTCGCCTAAAAGGCGCAAGAGACATGACTCTGATTCTTCACTGGCACGGAAGAGTTCCCAGGACTCGTCTGATTCTGACCTTTCCCCCCTGCGGAACAGTCATAGACCAGGCCTGCTACACCGTGACTCCCCCTCCAAACTCTCTCCTCCCACGAGGAATCAGAACACGTCTTCAGATTCTGATTTATCTCCTCCCAGAAGGAGTCAGGCAGCTGGAAAGAAACTCCACGGTTCAAAGAGCTCTCCTGGCCTCTTGCCTCCTCGTCGAGGCCCAGATTCTAAAAGATCTTtccagggggagagaggagaggaccAGAGG GCCAGCCAGATGCTCTCTGGGGGTAAAGCTGGCTTGGTGTCAGCCGACCTGCTGCGGAGAGAACAGCAGGAGCTCAGGAGACATGATAGAAATaacaaacacttggaag ATGAATCCCAAAATGCTGAAACAGTCTTTCGAGACAAGTCAGGCCGCAAGAGGGACCTTATGCAGGAACGACTTGAGCAGCAGAAGAAGGCGGAGGCGAAATCTGAGAGAGATGAGCTCTATGCCAAGTGGGGCAAGGG CCTGGCCCAGggtaggcagcagcagcagaatgtGGAGGATGCCGTAAAGGAGATGCAGAAGCCATTGGCTCGTTACATTGATGACCAAGACTTGGATCAGATGCTCCGCgagaaggagagagaaggggaccCCATGGCTAACTTCATCAGAAAGAAGAAAGCCAAAGAGAGCAAGGATAAGAAAG AGAAGCCCAGGTACAATGGACCAGCACCTCCCCTGAACAGGTTTAACTTATGGCCTGGGTATCGCTGGGATGGAGTGGACAG GTCCAATGGGTTTGAACAGAAGCGCTTTGCCAGGCTAGCCAGCAAGAAGGCAGTTCAGGAGCTTGCATATAAGTGGAGTGTTGAGGACAtgtaa
- the BUD13 gene encoding BUD13 homolog isoform X1 codes for MAAPGLSKAEYLRRYLGGAAAAAEPEGGRRKRRKKPPGSSGRGMRIVDDDVSWNSISAAQEKEEEAEDEGDLPVVAEFIDERPEEVKRMEEFRTNSKWKLLGDQNEDSQSSDLSLAAKSTASSETTKQKKIKHLSEPSPPRRGRHDSPEISPPRRQRHDSSDESLSRNQRRDSPDLSPPRRGRRDSPDLSPPRRGRRDSPDLSPPRRGRRDSPDLSPPRRGRRDSPDLSPPRRGRRDSPDLSPPRRGRRDSPDLSPPRRGRRDSPDLSPPRRGRRDSPDLSPPRRGRRDSPGLSPPRRGRRDSPDLSPPRRGRRDSPDHHDSVSGKKNKKTMDKSLPGGIQGERSNLRSGFPHKSSSHHKRQITPDLSPLRKNRDSSDLATSPSWRKRTGSPSGLKKQSSTRGFSPANKKPKQALSPKRRKRHDSDSSLARKSSQDSSDSDLSPLRNSHRPGLLHRDSPSKLSPPTRNQNTSSDSDLSPPRRSQAAGKKLHGSKSSPGLLPPRRGPDSKRSFQGERGEDQRASQMLSGGKAGLVSADLLRREQQELRRHDRNNKHLEDESQNAETVFRDKSGRKRDLMQERLEQQKKAEAKSERDELYAKWGKGLAQGRQQQQNVEDAVKEMQKPLARYIDDQDLDQMLREKEREGDPMANFIRKKKAKESKDKKEKPRYNGPAPPLNRFNLWPGYRWDGVDRSNGFEQKRFARLASKKAVQELAYKWSVEDM; via the exons ATGGCGGCCCCGGGCCTGTCCAAGGCCGAGTACCTGCGGCGCTACCTGGGCGGGGCCGCGGCCGCGGCCGAGCCGGAGGGCGGCAGGCGCAAGCGGAGGAAGAAACCGCCGGGGAGCAGCGGCAGGGG GATGCGAATAGTGGATGATGATGTGAGCTGGAATAGCATTTCTGCTGCacaagagaaagaggaggaggcagaggatgaAGGGGACCTGCCTGTGGTGG CAGAGTTTATTGATGAGCGTCCAGAAGAAGTGAAACGGATGGAAGAATTCCGGACAAATAGTAAATGGAAGCTTTTAGGAG atCAGAATGAAGATTCACAAAGCTCAGACCTTTCTCTAGCTGCCAAGTCTACAGCAAG tTCAGAAaccacaaaacaaaagaaaattaaacactTATCTGAACCATCACCTCCCAGGAGAGGTCGTCATGATTCGCCTGAGATTTCTCCACCCAGGAGGCAGCGTCATGATTCTTCAGATGAGTCTCTATCCAGGAATCAGCGCCGCGACTCGCCGGACCTGTCGCCGCCCCGCCGTGGGCGCCGCGACTCGCCGGACCTGTCGCCGCCCCGCCGTGGGCGCCGCGACTCGCCGGACCTGTCGCCGCCCCGCCGTGGGCGCCGCGACTCGCCGGACCTGTCGCCGCCCCGCCGTGGGCGCCGCGACTCGCCGGACCTGTCGCCGCCCCGCCGTGGGCGCCGCGACTCGCCGGACCTGTCGCCGCCCCGCCGTGGGCGCCGCGACTCGCCGGACCTGTCGCCGCCCCGCCGGGGGCGCCGCGACTCGCCGGACCTGTCGCCGCCCCGTCGTGGGCGCCGCGACTCGCCGGACCTGTCGCCGCCCCGCCGGGGCCGCCGCGACTCGCCGGGCCTCTCGCCGCCCCGCCGTGGGCGCCGCGACTCGCCGGACCTGTCGCCGCCCCGCCGTGGGCGCCGCGACTCGCCGGACCACCACGACTCagtgtcaggaaaaaaaaacaagaaaactaTGGACAAATCGCTACCGGGAGGAATCCAAGGAGAGCGATCTAATCTGAGATCCGGCTTCCCACACAAGTCCTCATCACATCATAAGCGGCAGATAACTCCAGATCTTTCACCCCTCAGGAAGAACAGAGACAGTTCTGACCTAGCCACATCACCATCTTGGAGAAAGAGAACTGGATCACCTAGTGGGCTGAAAAAACAGAGCAGCACAAGAG GCTTTTCTCCAGCCAATAAAAAGCCTAAACAGGCTCTGTCGCCTAAAAGGCGCAAGAGACATGACTCTGATTCTTCACTGGCACGGAAGAGTTCCCAGGACTCGTCTGATTCTGACCTTTCCCCCCTGCGGAACAGTCATAGACCAGGCCTGCTACACCGTGACTCCCCCTCCAAACTCTCTCCTCCCACGAGGAATCAGAACACGTCTTCAGATTCTGATTTATCTCCTCCCAGAAGGAGTCAGGCAGCTGGAAAGAAACTCCACGGTTCAAAGAGCTCTCCTGGCCTCTTGCCTCCTCGTCGAGGCCCAGATTCTAAAAGATCTTtccagggggagagaggagaggaccAGAGG GCCAGCCAGATGCTCTCTGGGGGTAAAGCTGGCTTGGTGTCAGCCGACCTGCTGCGGAGAGAACAGCAGGAGCTCAGGAGACATGATAGAAATaacaaacacttggaag ATGAATCCCAAAATGCTGAAACAGTCTTTCGAGACAAGTCAGGCCGCAAGAGGGACCTTATGCAGGAACGACTTGAGCAGCAGAAGAAGGCGGAGGCGAAATCTGAGAGAGATGAGCTCTATGCCAAGTGGGGCAAGGG CCTGGCCCAGggtaggcagcagcagcagaatgtGGAGGATGCCGTAAAGGAGATGCAGAAGCCATTGGCTCGTTACATTGATGACCAAGACTTGGATCAGATGCTCCGCgagaaggagagagaaggggaccCCATGGCTAACTTCATCAGAAAGAAGAAAGCCAAAGAGAGCAAGGATAAGAAAG AGAAGCCCAGGTACAATGGACCAGCACCTCCCCTGAACAGGTTTAACTTATGGCCTGGGTATCGCTGGGATGGAGTGGACAG GTCCAATGGGTTTGAACAGAAGCGCTTTGCCAGGCTAGCCAGCAAGAAGGCAGTTCAGGAGCTTGCATATAAGTGGAGTGTTGAGGACAtgtaa
- the BUD13 gene encoding BUD13 homolog isoform X6 — protein MAACVAEFIDERPEEVKRMEEFRTNSKWKLLGDQNEDSQSSDLSLAAKSTASSETTKQKKIKHLSEPSPPRRGRHDSPEISPPRRQRHDSSDESLSRNQRRDSPDLSPPRRGRRDSPDLSPPRRGRRDSPDLSPPRRGRRDSPDLSPPRRGRRDSPDLSPPRRGRRDSPDLSPPRRGRRDSPDLSPPRRGRRDSPDLSPPRRGRRDSPDLSPPRRGRRDSPGLSPPRRGRRDSPDLSPPRRGRRDSPDHHDSVSGKKNKKTMDKSLPGGIQGERSNLRSGFPHKSSSHHKRQITPDLSPLRKNRDSSDLATSPSWRKRTGSPSGLKKQSSTRGFSPANKKPKQALSPKRRKRHDSDSSLARKSSQDSSDSDLSPLRNSHRPGLLHRDSPSKLSPPTRNQNTSSDSDLSPPRRSQAAGKKLHGSKSSPGLLPPRRGPDSKRSFQGERGEDQRASQMLSGGKAGLVSADLLRREQQELRRHDRNNKHLEDESQNAETVFRDKSGRKRDLMQERLEQQKKAEAKSERDELYAKWGKGLAQGRQQQQNVEDAVKEMQKPLARYIDDQDLDQMLREKEREGDPMANFIRKKKAKESKDKKEKPRYNGPAPPLNRFNLWPGYRWDGVDRSNGFEQKRFARLASKKAVQELAYKWSVEDM, from the exons ATGGCTGCCTGT GTAGCAGAGTTTATTGATGAGCGTCCAGAAGAAGTGAAACGGATGGAAGAATTCCGGACAAATAGTAAATGGAAGCTTTTAGGAG atCAGAATGAAGATTCACAAAGCTCAGACCTTTCTCTAGCTGCCAAGTCTACAGCAAG tTCAGAAaccacaaaacaaaagaaaattaaacactTATCTGAACCATCACCTCCCAGGAGAGGTCGTCATGATTCGCCTGAGATTTCTCCACCCAGGAGGCAGCGTCATGATTCTTCAGATGAGTCTCTATCCAGGAATCAGCGCCGCGACTCGCCGGACCTGTCGCCGCCCCGCCGTGGGCGCCGCGACTCGCCGGACCTGTCGCCGCCCCGCCGTGGGCGCCGCGACTCGCCGGACCTGTCGCCGCCCCGCCGTGGGCGCCGCGACTCGCCGGACCTGTCGCCGCCCCGCCGTGGGCGCCGCGACTCGCCGGACCTGTCGCCGCCCCGCCGTGGGCGCCGCGACTCGCCGGACCTGTCGCCGCCCCGCCGTGGGCGCCGCGACTCGCCGGACCTGTCGCCGCCCCGCCGGGGGCGCCGCGACTCGCCGGACCTGTCGCCGCCCCGTCGTGGGCGCCGCGACTCGCCGGACCTGTCGCCGCCCCGCCGGGGCCGCCGCGACTCGCCGGGCCTCTCGCCGCCCCGCCGTGGGCGCCGCGACTCGCCGGACCTGTCGCCGCCCCGCCGTGGGCGCCGCGACTCGCCGGACCACCACGACTCagtgtcaggaaaaaaaaacaagaaaactaTGGACAAATCGCTACCGGGAGGAATCCAAGGAGAGCGATCTAATCTGAGATCCGGCTTCCCACACAAGTCCTCATCACATCATAAGCGGCAGATAACTCCAGATCTTTCACCCCTCAGGAAGAACAGAGACAGTTCTGACCTAGCCACATCACCATCTTGGAGAAAGAGAACTGGATCACCTAGTGGGCTGAAAAAACAGAGCAGCACAAGAG GCTTTTCTCCAGCCAATAAAAAGCCTAAACAGGCTCTGTCGCCTAAAAGGCGCAAGAGACATGACTCTGATTCTTCACTGGCACGGAAGAGTTCCCAGGACTCGTCTGATTCTGACCTTTCCCCCCTGCGGAACAGTCATAGACCAGGCCTGCTACACCGTGACTCCCCCTCCAAACTCTCTCCTCCCACGAGGAATCAGAACACGTCTTCAGATTCTGATTTATCTCCTCCCAGAAGGAGTCAGGCAGCTGGAAAGAAACTCCACGGTTCAAAGAGCTCTCCTGGCCTCTTGCCTCCTCGTCGAGGCCCAGATTCTAAAAGATCTTtccagggggagagaggagaggaccAGAGG GCCAGCCAGATGCTCTCTGGGGGTAAAGCTGGCTTGGTGTCAGCCGACCTGCTGCGGAGAGAACAGCAGGAGCTCAGGAGACATGATAGAAATaacaaacacttggaag ATGAATCCCAAAATGCTGAAACAGTCTTTCGAGACAAGTCAGGCCGCAAGAGGGACCTTATGCAGGAACGACTTGAGCAGCAGAAGAAGGCGGAGGCGAAATCTGAGAGAGATGAGCTCTATGCCAAGTGGGGCAAGGG CCTGGCCCAGggtaggcagcagcagcagaatgtGGAGGATGCCGTAAAGGAGATGCAGAAGCCATTGGCTCGTTACATTGATGACCAAGACTTGGATCAGATGCTCCGCgagaaggagagagaaggggaccCCATGGCTAACTTCATCAGAAAGAAGAAAGCCAAAGAGAGCAAGGATAAGAAAG AGAAGCCCAGGTACAATGGACCAGCACCTCCCCTGAACAGGTTTAACTTATGGCCTGGGTATCGCTGGGATGGAGTGGACAG GTCCAATGGGTTTGAACAGAAGCGCTTTGCCAGGCTAGCCAGCAAGAAGGCAGTTCAGGAGCTTGCATATAAGTGGAGTGTTGAGGACAtgtaa
- the BUD13 gene encoding BUD13 homolog isoform X2, whose protein sequence is MAAPGLSKAEYLRRYLGGAAAAAEPEGGRRKRRKKPPGSSGRGMRIVDDDVSWNSISAAQEKEEEAEDEGDLPVVAEFIDERPEEVKRMEEFRTNSKWKLLGDQNEDSQSSDLSLAAKSTASSETTKQKKIKHLSEPSPPRRGRHDSPEISPPRRQRHDSSDESLSRNQRRDSPDLSPPRRGRRDSPDLSPPRRGRRDSPDLSPPRRGRRDSPDLSPPRRGRRDSPDLSPPRRGRRDSPDLSPPRRGRRDSPDLSPPRRGRRDSPDLSPPRRGRRDSPDLSPPRRGRRDSPGLSPPRRGRRDSPDLSPPRRGRRDSPDHHDSVSGKKNKKTMDKSLPGGIQGERSNLRSGFPHKSSSHHKRQITPDLSPLRKNRDSSDLATSPSWRKRTGSPSGLKKQSSTRGFSPANKKPKQALSPKRRKRHDSDSSLARKSSQDSSDSDLSPLRNSHRPGLLHRDSPSKLSPPTRNQNTSSDSDLSPPRRSQAAGKKLHGSKSSPGLLPPRRGPDSKRSFQGERGEDQRASQMLSGGKAGLVSADLLRREQQELRRHDRNNKHLEDESQNAETVFRDKSGRKRDLMQERLEQQKKAEAKSERDELYAKWGKGLAQGRQQQQNVEDAVKEMQKPLARYIDDQDLDQMLREKEREGDPMANFIRKKKAKESKDKKEKPRYNGPAPPLNRFNLWPGYRWDGVDRSNGFEQKRFARLASKKAVQELAYKWSVEDM, encoded by the exons ATGGCGGCCCCGGGCCTGTCCAAGGCCGAGTACCTGCGGCGCTACCTGGGCGGGGCCGCGGCCGCGGCCGAGCCGGAGGGCGGCAGGCGCAAGCGGAGGAAGAAACCGCCGGGGAGCAGCGGCAGGGG GATGCGAATAGTGGATGATGATGTGAGCTGGAATAGCATTTCTGCTGCacaagagaaagaggaggaggcagaggatgaAGGGGACCTGCCTGTG GTAGCAGAGTTTATTGATGAGCGTCCAGAAGAAGTGAAACGGATGGAAGAATTCCGGACAAATAGTAAATGGAAGCTTTTAGGAG atCAGAATGAAGATTCACAAAGCTCAGACCTTTCTCTAGCTGCCAAGTCTACAGCAAG tTCAGAAaccacaaaacaaaagaaaattaaacactTATCTGAACCATCACCTCCCAGGAGAGGTCGTCATGATTCGCCTGAGATTTCTCCACCCAGGAGGCAGCGTCATGATTCTTCAGATGAGTCTCTATCCAGGAATCAGCGCCGCGACTCGCCGGACCTGTCGCCGCCCCGCCGTGGGCGCCGCGACTCGCCGGACCTGTCGCCGCCCCGCCGTGGGCGCCGCGACTCGCCGGACCTGTCGCCGCCCCGCCGTGGGCGCCGCGACTCGCCGGACCTGTCGCCGCCCCGCCGTGGGCGCCGCGACTCGCCGGACCTGTCGCCGCCCCGCCGTGGGCGCCGCGACTCGCCGGACCTGTCGCCGCCCCGCCGTGGGCGCCGCGACTCGCCGGACCTGTCGCCGCCCCGCCGGGGGCGCCGCGACTCGCCGGACCTGTCGCCGCCCCGTCGTGGGCGCCGCGACTCGCCGGACCTGTCGCCGCCCCGCCGGGGCCGCCGCGACTCGCCGGGCCTCTCGCCGCCCCGCCGTGGGCGCCGCGACTCGCCGGACCTGTCGCCGCCCCGCCGTGGGCGCCGCGACTCGCCGGACCACCACGACTCagtgtcaggaaaaaaaaacaagaaaactaTGGACAAATCGCTACCGGGAGGAATCCAAGGAGAGCGATCTAATCTGAGATCCGGCTTCCCACACAAGTCCTCATCACATCATAAGCGGCAGATAACTCCAGATCTTTCACCCCTCAGGAAGAACAGAGACAGTTCTGACCTAGCCACATCACCATCTTGGAGAAAGAGAACTGGATCACCTAGTGGGCTGAAAAAACAGAGCAGCACAAGAG GCTTTTCTCCAGCCAATAAAAAGCCTAAACAGGCTCTGTCGCCTAAAAGGCGCAAGAGACATGACTCTGATTCTTCACTGGCACGGAAGAGTTCCCAGGACTCGTCTGATTCTGACCTTTCCCCCCTGCGGAACAGTCATAGACCAGGCCTGCTACACCGTGACTCCCCCTCCAAACTCTCTCCTCCCACGAGGAATCAGAACACGTCTTCAGATTCTGATTTATCTCCTCCCAGAAGGAGTCAGGCAGCTGGAAAGAAACTCCACGGTTCAAAGAGCTCTCCTGGCCTCTTGCCTCCTCGTCGAGGCCCAGATTCTAAAAGATCTTtccagggggagagaggagaggaccAGAGG GCCAGCCAGATGCTCTCTGGGGGTAAAGCTGGCTTGGTGTCAGCCGACCTGCTGCGGAGAGAACAGCAGGAGCTCAGGAGACATGATAGAAATaacaaacacttggaag ATGAATCCCAAAATGCTGAAACAGTCTTTCGAGACAAGTCAGGCCGCAAGAGGGACCTTATGCAGGAACGACTTGAGCAGCAGAAGAAGGCGGAGGCGAAATCTGAGAGAGATGAGCTCTATGCCAAGTGGGGCAAGGG CCTGGCCCAGggtaggcagcagcagcagaatgtGGAGGATGCCGTAAAGGAGATGCAGAAGCCATTGGCTCGTTACATTGATGACCAAGACTTGGATCAGATGCTCCGCgagaaggagagagaaggggaccCCATGGCTAACTTCATCAGAAAGAAGAAAGCCAAAGAGAGCAAGGATAAGAAAG AGAAGCCCAGGTACAATGGACCAGCACCTCCCCTGAACAGGTTTAACTTATGGCCTGGGTATCGCTGGGATGGAGTGGACAG GTCCAATGGGTTTGAACAGAAGCGCTTTGCCAGGCTAGCCAGCAAGAAGGCAGTTCAGGAGCTTGCATATAAGTGGAGTGTTGAGGACAtgtaa